The following coding sequences are from one Pongo abelii isolate AG06213 chromosome 3, NHGRI_mPonAbe1-v2.0_pri, whole genome shotgun sequence window:
- the MTHFD2L gene encoding bifunctional methylenetetrahydrofolate dehydrogenase/cyclohydrolase 2, mitochondrial isoform X12 — protein sequence MTVPVRGFSLLRGRLGRAPALGRSTAPSVRAPREPESAFRGFRSSGVRTSREKRFHLPEVATVCLPTCPHPQSSFFVYIMTH from the exons ATGACGGTGCCGGTCCGCGGCTTCTCGCTGCTCCGCGGCCGTCTTGGCCGAGCGCCGGCTTTGGGCAGAAGCACAGCACCCTCTGTAAGGGCACCGCGAGAGCCCGAGAGCGCGTTCCGGGGCTTTCGGAGCAGCGGTGTGAG GACCAGCAGAGAGAAGAGATTCCATCTTCCAGAGGTTGCCACTGTCTGCCTCCCCACTTGTCCCCATCCACAGTCatctttttttgtatatataatgACACATTAG